A genome region from Pseudomonas helmanticensis includes the following:
- a CDS encoding paraquat-inducible protein A, with translation MVNTEHLIICEHCDCVYEKAVLGKHQKTLCARCGGVLQRFNGLSVEQRLALTFTAAMLWLFANFYPVMSISMKGLKNSATLWDSVLALSQGPITFIAMVAAIAIIIAPAFQLVLLVWVLSFALSSRRAPGFKLCMRWLETLRPWSMLEVCLLGAMVAVFKLAGLLDVLPGIGLFALAVLSLMMIRIAGRDIRDLWDIL, from the coding sequence ATGGTCAACACTGAACACCTGATCATCTGCGAGCACTGCGATTGTGTGTATGAAAAAGCCGTGCTCGGCAAACACCAGAAAACCCTGTGCGCACGCTGCGGCGGTGTCCTGCAGCGTTTCAACGGCCTGAGCGTCGAACAACGCCTGGCGTTGACGTTCACGGCCGCCATGTTGTGGCTGTTCGCCAATTTCTACCCGGTGATGAGCATCAGCATGAAAGGCCTGAAAAACAGCGCGACGCTGTGGGACTCGGTGCTGGCGCTGAGTCAGGGGCCGATTACCTTTATCGCCATGGTTGCGGCCATTGCCATCATCATTGCGCCGGCGTTTCAACTGGTGTTGCTGGTGTGGGTGCTGAGCTTCGCGCTCTCCTCGCGACGGGCGCCGGGGTTCAAGCTGTGCATGCGCTGGCTGGAAACCCTGCGCCCGTGGAGCATGCTTGAAGTGTGTCTGCTGGGCGCGATGGTGGCAGTGTTCAAACTCGCCGGACTGCTCGACGTGTTGCCCGGCATCGGCCTGTTTGCGCTGGCGGTGCTGAGCCTGATGATGATCCGCATTGCCGGCCGCGACATTCGCGATCTCTGGGACATTCTATGA
- a CDS encoding paraquat-inducible protein A translates to MKRPPTASELDLCLCHSCGLACDMTGEPHECPRCDAPLHRRKTNSLTRTWAYMLAALAFYVPANLLPVMNTTMLGSGADSTIMSGVLEFWEAGAWDIALIIFIASIAVPGIKFVALTLLLTTVQRDSAWARKERSKLYRFVELIGYWSMLDVLVVALVAALVKFQALGDIEPRPGILFFGLVVVFTMLAAMSFDPRLIWDKDSDQSLSDAEPQAAPATDGAAPDPTGA, encoded by the coding sequence ATGAAGCGGCCACCGACTGCCAGCGAACTCGACCTGTGCCTGTGCCACAGCTGCGGGCTGGCCTGCGACATGACTGGCGAGCCGCACGAATGCCCGCGTTGCGATGCGCCGCTGCATCGGCGCAAGACCAACTCGCTGACGCGCACCTGGGCCTACATGCTCGCCGCGCTGGCATTTTATGTGCCGGCCAATCTGCTGCCGGTGATGAACACCACCATGCTCGGCAGTGGCGCCGACAGCACAATCATGAGCGGCGTCCTGGAGTTCTGGGAAGCGGGCGCGTGGGATATCGCGCTGATCATTTTCATCGCCAGTATCGCCGTGCCGGGGATCAAGTTCGTCGCCCTGACGTTACTGCTGACTACCGTACAGCGTGACAGCGCCTGGGCGCGCAAGGAGCGTTCAAAGCTGTACCGCTTCGTCGAGCTGATCGGTTACTGGTCGATGCTCGACGTGCTGGTGGTGGCGTTGGTCGCGGCGCTGGTGAAATTCCAGGCCCTGGGCGACATCGAGCCACGACCGGGCATCCTGTTTTTCGGCCTGGTCGTGGTGTTCACCATGCTCGCGGCGATGAGCTTCGATCCACGGCTGATCTGGGACAAGGACTCGGACCAATCGCTCAGCGACGCTGAACCTCAAGCAGCACCTGCAACGGATGGCGCAGCGCCTGATCCGACTGGCGCTTGA